One Enterococcus silesiacus genomic window carries:
- a CDS encoding ATP-dependent 6-phosphofructokinase (catalyzes the formation of D-fructose 1,6-bisphosphate from D-fructose 6-phosphate in glycolysis) — translation MKRIGILTSGGDAPGMNAAIRAVVRKGIFDGIEVYGINYGFAGLVAGDIRRLDIADVGDKIQRGGTFLYSARYPEFATEEGQLKGIEQLKKFGIEGLVVIGGDGSYHGAMALTKRGFPAVGIPGTIDNDIPGTDFTIGFDTAINTVLESIDRIRDTATSHVRTFVIEVMGRGAGDIALWSGVAGGADEIIIPEHDFDMVNVAQRIREGRDRGKKHCLIILAEGVMGGNEFADKLSEHGDFHTRVSILGHVVRGGSPSARDRVLASKFGSYAVELLKAGIGGQCIGMLDNKVVSADIVDTLENNKHKPDLSLYDLNQEISF, via the coding sequence ATGAAACGTATCGGTATTTTAACCAGTGGGGGAGACGCCCCAGGAATGAACGCTGCAATTCGTGCAGTGGTACGTAAAGGGATTTTTGACGGAATCGAAGTGTATGGTATTAACTATGGTTTTGCAGGTTTAGTGGCAGGAGATATTCGCCGTTTGGACATTGCAGATGTTGGCGACAAAATTCAACGTGGAGGAACTTTCTTATACTCTGCCCGTTATCCAGAATTTGCAACAGAAGAAGGTCAATTAAAAGGTATTGAACAATTGAAAAAATTCGGCATCGAAGGATTAGTTGTCATCGGTGGTGATGGTTCTTATCATGGTGCAATGGCACTGACAAAACGTGGTTTTCCAGCTGTAGGGATTCCGGGCACAATCGATAATGATATTCCAGGGACTGATTTCACAATTGGCTTTGATACAGCTATCAATACTGTTTTAGAATCAATTGACCGAATTCGTGATACAGCTACTTCTCATGTTCGTACATTCGTAATTGAAGTAATGGGCCGTGGTGCAGGCGATATCGCTCTTTGGTCAGGCGTTGCAGGTGGTGCTGATGAGATCATTATTCCAGAACATGATTTCGATATGGTCAATGTTGCTCAACGGATTAGAGAAGGCCGCGATCGTGGCAAAAAACATTGCTTGATCATTTTAGCAGAAGGCGTTATGGGCGGGAATGAATTTGCTGACAAACTTTCTGAACATGGCGATTTCCACACACGTGTATCAATCTTAGGACACGTTGTTCGTGGTGGTTCACCAAGTGCCCGTGATCGTGTATTGGCTAGTAAGTTTGGATCATATGCTGTTGAGCTATTGAAAGCAGGAATTGGCGGTCAATGTATTGGAATGCTTGATAACAAAGTTGTTTCAGCTGATATTGTTGATACATTGGAAAATAATAAACACAAACCAGATTTATCACTTTATGATTTAAATCAAGAGATTTCTTTCTAA
- a CDS encoding pyruvate kinase (catalyzes the formation of phosphoenolpyruvate from pyruvate), with protein MKKTKIVCTIGPASETVDMLVNLMNAGMNVCRLNFSHGDFEEHGNRIKNIREAAKITGKRVAILLDTKGPEIRTNEMENGAITLRTGDAVRLSMTEVLGTNEKFSITYPELINDVNVGSHILLDDGLIDLEVTDIDRAANEIVTLVKNEGVLKNKKGVNVPGVSVNLPGITDKDAADIRFGIEQGVDFIAASFVRRATDVLEITKILEEENATHIQIIPKIENQEGIDNIDEILKVSDGLMVARGDMGVEIPTEDVPVVQKELIKKCNALGKPVITATQMLDSMQRNPRPTRAEANDVANAIYDGTDAVMLSGETAAGDYPLEAVQTMARIAVRTEEALINQDSFALKLYSKTDMAEAIGQSVGHTARNLGIQTIVAATESGHTARMISKYRPKSHIVAITFTEQKARSLSLSWGVYATVADKPASTDEMFNLATHTAQEEGFASEGDLIIITAGVPVGEKGTTNLMKIQMIGSKLVQGQGIGEASVIAKAVVANTAEEAVANAVEGSILVVKTTDKDYMPAIDKAIALVVEEGGLTSHAAVVAIAKDIPVIVGAADATSLIANDELITVDPRRGIVYRGATTAI; from the coding sequence ATGAAAAAAACGAAAATCGTATGTACGATCGGACCAGCTAGCGAAACAGTTGATATGCTAGTAAACTTAATGAATGCAGGAATGAATGTTTGCCGTTTGAACTTCTCACATGGTGACTTTGAAGAACATGGCAACCGCATCAAAAATATTCGCGAAGCTGCAAAAATTACAGGAAAACGTGTTGCGATCTTACTTGATACAAAAGGTCCTGAAATCCGTACGAACGAAATGGAAAATGGCGCGATCACTTTAAGAACTGGTGATGCAGTCCGTCTTTCTATGACAGAAGTTTTAGGAACAAACGAAAAATTTTCAATTACTTACCCAGAATTAATCAACGATGTAAATGTTGGTTCTCATATTCTTTTAGATGATGGTTTGATCGACTTAGAAGTAACCGATATCGATCGTGCTGCTAACGAAATCGTTACACTTGTTAAAAACGAAGGTGTATTAAAAAATAAAAAAGGTGTTAACGTACCAGGTGTTTCTGTAAATCTTCCTGGAATAACTGATAAAGATGCTGCTGATATCCGTTTTGGTATCGAACAAGGTGTTGACTTTATCGCAGCAAGCTTCGTTCGTCGTGCAACTGACGTTTTAGAAATTACCAAAATTTTAGAAGAAGAAAACGCAACACACATCCAAATCATTCCTAAAATCGAAAACCAAGAAGGTATCGACAATATTGACGAAATCCTAAAAGTTTCTGATGGTTTGATGGTTGCTCGTGGTGACATGGGTGTTGAAATTCCAACTGAAGATGTTCCTGTTGTTCAAAAAGAATTGATCAAAAAATGTAATGCTTTAGGTAAACCAGTTATTACAGCAACTCAAATGTTAGATTCTATGCAACGTAACCCACGTCCAACTCGTGCTGAAGCCAATGACGTTGCCAATGCAATCTACGACGGAACAGATGCAGTAATGCTTTCTGGTGAAACAGCGGCTGGGGATTACCCATTAGAGGCGGTTCAAACAATGGCTCGCATCGCTGTTCGTACTGAAGAAGCGTTGATCAATCAAGATTCATTTGCCTTAAAATTATACAGCAAAACAGATATGGCTGAAGCAATTGGTCAATCAGTTGGACATACTGCACGTAACTTGGGCATCCAAACAATCGTTGCAGCAACTGAGTCAGGTCACACGGCTCGTATGATTTCTAAATATCGTCCAAAATCACATATCGTGGCAATCACTTTCACAGAGCAAAAAGCGCGTAGCTTATCATTATCTTGGGGTGTGTATGCAACAGTTGCTGACAAACCAGCAAGCACTGATGAAATGTTCAACTTAGCGACCCATACCGCTCAAGAAGAAGGCTTTGCAAGCGAAGGTGATTTGATCATCATCACAGCTGGTGTACCAGTTGGTGAAAAAGGAACAACTAACCTAATGAAGATTCAAATGATCGGATCAAAATTAGTTCAAGGTCAAGGAATCGGCGAAGCTTCAGTTATTGCTAAAGCAGTTGTAGCCAACACAGCAGAAGAAGCAGTAGCAAATGCAGTAGAAGGTTCAATTCTAGTGGTTAAGACAACTGACAAAGATTACATGCCTGCAATCGACAAAGCAATTGCTTTAGTGGTTGAAGAAGGTGGCTTAACTTCTCATGCAGCAGTTGTCGCAATTGCGAAAGATATTCCAGTAATCGTTGGAGCAGCAGATGCAACAAGCTTAATTGCAAATGATGAGTTAATCACTGTTGATCCTCGTCGCGGTATTGTATACCGTGGTGCAACAACAGCAATTTAA
- a CDS encoding cell division protein FtsW, translated as MPNKIKKRHLLDYSILIPYLVLSAVGLIMVYSSTSSLLVSQGKPPTGMVVTQLQFWLLSLVAMFFIYKMKTTVFQVKGFIMFAIVVISVLLLAVRFTKLGAEINGAKGWIQIGTFSMQPAEYLKIMVIWYLAYILGRRQKYIDKEFKKAVFRPMLLVGFLIFLVAIQPDLGNAAILTLLVIIMVLASGINYMYTYLVGGAGILGSIAVIQTLLLTGGSFIPDRYQYVYQRFAIFLNPFKDERNAGHQLANSYYAINNGGWFGKGLGNSIQKKGFLPEAHSDFIFAITIEELGLLAALMILAILMFMIARIILVGVRSKKPFNSLMCIGIGSMLLLQVFINLGGITGVIPLTGVTFPFLSQGGNSVLIISIAVAFVLNISADEKKQKMDQEYQLLGS; from the coding sequence TTGCCGAACAAGATAAAAAAGAGGCATCTGTTAGATTATAGTATTTTAATCCCGTACTTGGTCCTTAGTGCAGTGGGATTGATCATGGTTTATAGTTCGACATCCTCTTTGTTAGTTTCACAAGGGAAGCCACCTACAGGGATGGTTGTCACCCAATTACAATTTTGGTTACTAAGTCTGGTTGCGATGTTTTTCATTTATAAGATGAAAACCACTGTGTTTCAAGTCAAAGGATTCATCATGTTTGCAATCGTGGTCATTTCTGTACTGCTTTTAGCTGTTCGCTTTACGAAGTTAGGTGCTGAAATCAATGGTGCTAAAGGCTGGATTCAGATTGGGACATTTTCAATGCAACCTGCTGAATACCTAAAAATCATGGTAATCTGGTATCTAGCGTATATTTTAGGTCGGAGACAGAAATATATCGATAAGGAATTTAAAAAAGCAGTATTCAGACCAATGCTTTTGGTTGGTTTTTTAATTTTCCTTGTTGCGATTCAACCCGATTTGGGTAATGCCGCAATTTTAACTTTATTGGTCATCATCATGGTACTTGCTAGTGGCATCAACTATATGTACACCTATTTAGTCGGTGGTGCTGGGATTTTGGGCAGTATTGCGGTCATCCAAACCTTACTTTTAACTGGAGGAAGTTTTATTCCAGATAGATATCAGTATGTGTATCAACGCTTCGCTATCTTTTTAAATCCATTTAAAGATGAACGAAATGCTGGGCATCAGCTAGCGAATTCTTATTATGCCATCAACAATGGTGGTTGGTTTGGAAAAGGTCTTGGGAATAGTATTCAGAAAAAGGGTTTCTTACCCGAAGCGCATTCAGATTTTATTTTTGCCATTACAATTGAGGAATTAGGTTTACTTGCCGCTTTGATGATATTGGCAATCTTAATGTTTATGATCGCTCGGATCATTTTAGTCGGTGTCCGCTCTAAGAAACCATTCAATTCGTTGATGTGTATCGGTATTGGTTCAATGCTGTTACTACAAGTCTTTATCAATCTTGGTGGGATTACGGGAGTGATTCCTTTAACAGGTGTAACATTTCCTTTCTTAAGTCAAGGGGGAAACAGTGTATTGATTATTTCAATTGCTGTGGCGTTTGTATTGAATATCAGTGCAGATGAGAAAAAGCAAAAAATGGACCAAGAATACCAATTACTTGGTAGTTAA
- the adhP gene encoding ethanol-active dehydrogenase/acetaldehyde-active reductase (similar to zinc-dependent eukaryotic ADH enzymes and distinct from fermentative ADHs), with protein MKAAVVTKENNGKVEIKELDIRPLEAGEALVDVEFCGVCHTDLHVAHGDFGEVPGRVIGHEGIGIVKEIAPGVDSLKVGDRVSIAWFFEGCGTCEYCITGRETFCRQVKNAGFSVDGAMAEQCIVKADYAVKVPEGLDPAQASSISCAGVTCYKAIKVSDVKPGQWVAIYGIGGLGNLAIQYAKNVFNAKVIAVDINDDKLEFAKELGADLVCNPLTDGDAGAWIQEKVGGAHAAVVTAVSKVAFNQAVDSVRAAGKVVAVGLPPETMDLAIVKTVLDGIQIVGSLVGTRKDLEEAFQFGAEGKVVPVVETRCLHEVNDIFEEMEQGKIKGRMVVDLKK; from the coding sequence ATGAAAGCAGCTGTTGTAACAAAAGAAAATAATGGAAAAGTAGAAATCAAGGAACTGGATATCAGACCGCTCGAAGCGGGTGAAGCTTTAGTAGATGTAGAGTTTTGTGGCGTTTGTCATACTGACCTACATGTAGCTCATGGCGATTTTGGCGAAGTTCCTGGTCGAGTAATCGGTCATGAAGGCATCGGAATTGTTAAAGAGATTGCTCCTGGAGTTGACAGTTTAAAAGTAGGCGATCGTGTAAGTATTGCTTGGTTCTTCGAAGGATGTGGTACTTGTGAATATTGTATTACAGGTCGCGAAACATTCTGTCGCCAAGTAAAAAATGCTGGATTTTCAGTGGATGGCGCCATGGCGGAACAATGTATCGTTAAAGCAGATTATGCAGTTAAAGTGCCAGAGGGATTAGATCCAGCTCAGGCCAGCAGTATCTCGTGTGCCGGCGTTACTTGCTACAAAGCAATCAAAGTGTCAGATGTAAAACCCGGACAATGGGTCGCTATTTATGGTATTGGTGGATTAGGCAACTTGGCTATCCAATATGCTAAAAATGTGTTCAACGCTAAAGTAATTGCTGTTGATATCAATGATGATAAGTTAGAATTCGCTAAAGAATTAGGTGCAGATTTAGTTTGTAACCCGTTAACAGATGGGGATGCAGGAGCATGGATCCAAGAAAAAGTCGGCGGCGCTCATGCAGCAGTTGTCACGGCTGTTTCAAAAGTAGCATTTAACCAAGCAGTCGATTCTGTAAGAGCTGCTGGAAAAGTTGTTGCAGTTGGTTTACCACCAGAAACAATGGATTTAGCAATTGTTAAAACAGTGTTAGACGGAATCCAAATCGTAGGTTCTTTAGTAGGGACTCGTAAAGATTTAGAAGAAGCCTTCCAATTTGGAGCAGAAGGTAAAGTAGTACCAGTTGTGGAAACACGTTGTCTACACGAAGTGAATGATATTTTTGAAGAAATGGAACAAGGTAAAATCAAAGGAAGAATGGTTGTCGATTTAAAAAAATAA
- the dnaE gene encoding DNA polymerase III subunit alpha (catalyzes DNA-template-directed extension of the 3'-end of a DNA strand by one nucleotide at a time. Proposed to be responsible for the synthesis of the lagging strand. In the low GC gram positive bacteria this enzyme is less processive and more error prone than its counterpart in other bacteria.), which translates to MPFPQLATITSYSLLSSTIRIQELVQQAKKLGYTTLGIADINVLHGAIEFYEACKKADIKPVIGLTLEYTPQKSEQSAQLLLYAKDLKGYQNLMRISTARMNSERIFYLDEIKENLNHLFAVMPSDKGEIPFALKRSEVEASESLAQLVQLFDPTAFFAGASFTCNPETDPALFQFYASQNQPLIALQETRYLSREDGFAVKVLAHINEGQQMSLNAEETEIEGPFYLRSQQDAAEQLCIKVNKQAVSNAEKLATDCSVEIPLHQRLLPHYPIPDGKQAGDFLKELCVQKLPERVPDATIEYEERLAKELNIIHTMGFDDYFLIVWDVMAFAHERKIVTGAGRGSAAGSLVSYVLSITDVDPIKYDLLFERFLNPERHSMPDIDLDIPDNRREEVLQYVREKYGHYHMAQIATFGTMAAKMVLRDVARVFGLSQSESNRWSNAVPSALKMTLKTAYTDSKKLVELVNSSETNRLLYDTAVRLEGLPRHVSTHAAGVVISDLDLLDIVPLQPGSNDIFLTQFTMNDVEKIGLLKMDFLGLRNLSIIDDTIKSIKRVYKKELILNQIPLDDDQTLALFRRGETSGVFQFESAGIRNVLRKLGPTSIEDIAAVNALYRPGPMQNIDLFIRRKKGLEPIDYPDAVLEPILRNTYGVIVYQEQIIQVASTMAGFSLGQADILRRAVSKKKKEVLDEERKHFVEGAMNQGHSEEVATTIYDYIERFANYGFNRSHAFAYSFIGFQMAYLKVHYPGAFYAAILHSVRHNPTKIKEYIGEARKNKMAIIQPSINSSQYSFYLNNDNQIMFGFSSLKGIRRDFIQNILDERKERGPFKSFDQFLLRIDRKWLKAENIQPLIAIGAFDELQVNRRQLAVSLDSEIQNIIYSGGSMNLLEDTLKLKEVEIADYSLEEKLEQEEQYLGVYLSGHPTEEFKKTRLAKQVMLVSDVVENQTARLLIYVKDIRVIRTKKGEQMAFVEGDDLTGSLSLTLFPTVFRTLRQNVEKNQVYFVEGKIEKSNYNQELQLLVNQIEKASEIEKSISATTCYLKIIEAKDQKDILQSVHEVIQAHKGNTPVIIYFEKNGKKLVLGAENWIADTVDAKEQLELILGSQNVVFK; encoded by the coding sequence ATGCCCTTTCCACAATTAGCAACAATTACTTCCTACTCATTACTTTCCAGTACTATTCGTATTCAAGAACTAGTGCAGCAAGCAAAAAAATTGGGTTATACGACTTTAGGAATTGCTGATATCAATGTGCTTCACGGAGCAATAGAATTCTACGAAGCGTGTAAAAAAGCGGACATCAAGCCGGTTATCGGTTTAACGCTAGAATACACCCCTCAAAAGTCCGAACAATCAGCTCAATTATTATTGTACGCAAAAGATTTAAAAGGCTATCAAAACTTGATGCGGATTTCGACAGCAAGGATGAATAGCGAAAGAATTTTTTATCTAGATGAAATCAAAGAAAATCTAAATCATTTATTCGCTGTGATGCCTTCTGACAAGGGCGAAATTCCGTTTGCTTTGAAAAGAAGTGAAGTAGAAGCGAGTGAAAGTTTAGCCCAATTAGTGCAGCTTTTCGATCCAACTGCTTTTTTTGCTGGAGCATCGTTTACCTGCAATCCAGAAACAGACCCAGCACTATTCCAATTTTACGCATCCCAAAATCAACCACTCATCGCCTTACAAGAAACGCGTTATTTAAGTCGTGAGGACGGTTTTGCAGTGAAAGTTTTAGCTCATATCAATGAAGGGCAGCAAATGAGTTTGAATGCTGAGGAAACGGAAATTGAAGGACCTTTTTATTTAAGAAGCCAACAGGATGCAGCAGAGCAATTGTGTATAAAAGTAAATAAACAAGCGGTGAGTAATGCCGAGAAATTAGCTACTGATTGTTCAGTTGAGATTCCGCTGCATCAGCGTTTATTGCCTCATTATCCAATACCAGATGGGAAACAAGCAGGAGATTTTTTAAAAGAGCTGTGTGTGCAAAAACTACCTGAACGGGTTCCAGACGCTACAATAGAATATGAAGAACGCTTAGCGAAAGAACTTAACATCATCCATACCATGGGATTTGATGATTACTTCTTGATTGTTTGGGATGTAATGGCTTTTGCGCATGAAAGAAAAATCGTGACTGGTGCAGGTCGTGGTTCTGCTGCAGGATCTTTAGTGTCTTACGTTTTATCGATTACGGATGTTGACCCAATTAAATATGATCTACTTTTTGAACGTTTCTTAAATCCTGAACGACATTCAATGCCAGATATCGATTTAGATATTCCTGATAATCGTCGGGAAGAAGTACTGCAGTACGTTCGTGAGAAATATGGTCACTATCATATGGCGCAAATCGCTACTTTTGGTACAATGGCAGCAAAAATGGTCCTAAGAGATGTTGCTAGAGTGTTTGGGTTATCACAAAGTGAATCGAATCGTTGGTCCAATGCTGTACCAAGTGCTTTAAAAATGACCTTGAAAACAGCTTATACGGACTCAAAAAAACTAGTTGAGCTAGTCAATTCATCTGAGACCAATCGTTTATTGTACGATACTGCTGTTCGTTTAGAAGGTCTTCCCCGTCACGTGTCAACACATGCTGCGGGTGTGGTGATCAGTGATCTAGATCTATTAGATATTGTTCCGCTACAACCAGGTTCAAATGATATATTCCTTACCCAGTTTACGATGAATGATGTTGAAAAAATCGGGTTGTTGAAGATGGATTTTCTAGGCTTAAGAAATTTGTCAATTATTGATGATACAATCAAATCTATCAAGCGAGTTTACAAAAAGGAACTGATTTTAAATCAAATTCCTTTAGATGACGATCAAACGTTGGCCTTGTTTAGGCGAGGCGAAACAAGCGGAGTTTTTCAGTTTGAATCAGCGGGGATCAGGAACGTTTTAAGAAAATTAGGCCCAACGAGTATTGAAGATATTGCGGCAGTCAATGCCTTATATCGTCCAGGACCAATGCAAAATATCGATCTATTCATCCGTAGAAAAAAAGGGCTAGAACCAATCGATTATCCGGATGCTGTGTTAGAACCGATTTTAAGGAATACGTATGGCGTTATTGTCTATCAAGAGCAGATCATTCAAGTTGCTTCTACGATGGCAGGATTTAGCCTAGGACAGGCGGATATCTTAAGGCGAGCAGTCAGTAAAAAGAAAAAGGAAGTACTGGACGAAGAGCGAAAGCACTTTGTCGAAGGAGCAATGAATCAAGGGCACAGTGAAGAAGTAGCAACTACGATTTATGATTATATCGAACGATTTGCTAATTATGGTTTCAATCGTTCCCATGCATTTGCGTATTCTTTTATTGGGTTTCAAATGGCCTACTTAAAAGTACATTATCCCGGTGCTTTTTATGCTGCAATTCTCCATTCTGTACGGCATAATCCAACTAAAATCAAAGAGTATATTGGGGAAGCACGTAAAAATAAAATGGCGATCATTCAACCGTCTATCAACTCCAGTCAGTATAGTTTTTACTTAAATAATGATAATCAAATCATGTTTGGCTTTAGTTCTTTAAAAGGAATCCGGCGAGATTTTATCCAAAATATCTTAGATGAACGCAAAGAGCGCGGTCCCTTTAAATCTTTTGATCAATTTTTGCTTCGAATTGACCGCAAGTGGCTAAAAGCAGAGAATATCCAACCTTTGATTGCTATTGGTGCTTTTGATGAACTGCAAGTTAATCGTCGTCAGTTAGCAGTCAGTCTAGACAGTGAGATTCAAAATATCATATATAGTGGTGGCAGCATGAATCTTTTAGAAGACACGTTGAAATTAAAAGAAGTCGAAATTGCTGATTATTCACTGGAAGAAAAATTAGAGCAGGAAGAGCAATATTTAGGTGTTTATTTATCTGGACATCCAACAGAAGAATTCAAGAAAACTCGTTTGGCTAAGCAAGTAATGTTGGTCAGTGATGTCGTGGAAAATCAGACGGCTCGTTTATTGATTTATGTAAAAGATATCCGAGTGATCCGCACGAAAAAAGGCGAACAAATGGCTTTTGTCGAAGGTGATGATCTAACGGGTTCATTATCGTTAACACTTTTTCCAACAGTTTTCAGAACGTTACGTCAAAATGTTGAAAAAAATCAAGTTTATTTCGTAGAAGGTAAAATAGAAAAAAGTAATTATAACCAAGAGCTGCAACTCTTAGTAAATCAAATCGAGAAAGCCAGTGAAATAGAAAAAAGTATTAGTGCAACTACGTGCTATTTGAAAATCATTGAAGCAAAAGACCAAAAAGACATTTTACAAAGTGTTCACGAAGTTATTCAAGCGCACAAAGGCAATACTCCTGTCATTATTTACTTTGAAAAAAACGGTAAAAAATTGGTTTTAGGAGCAGAGAATTGGATAGCAGACACAGTAGATGCAAAAGAGCAATTAGAGCTGATTTTAGGCAGTCAAAATGTTGTTTTCAAATGA